From a single Nocardioides panacis genomic region:
- a CDS encoding serine protein kinase RIO: MSSDTRPTGPTSAELDPRFVFDFRPADDPGDGQRFSTWLDVEPLSRGPEPRPDWVVTSQAAVDTDLGVLKTGKEADVFLVERAVPGDPAQRVVMAAKRYRGEEHRSFHRSTAYTEGRRTRNTRDARALAKKSAHGRAVAAGQWAGAEWEALKRFWLAGVPVPYPVQIDGTEILMEFVTHDGEAAPRLAQTRPRGDLLASYFEQLREAMAALARHGVAHGDLSPYNVLAAGDRLVVIDLPQAVDLVANPTGMDFLMRDCHNVCRWFVARGLEVDEHDLFAELLACAL; the protein is encoded by the coding sequence TGAGCTCGACCCCCGTTTCGTCTTCGATTTCCGTCCCGCCGACGACCCCGGCGACGGACAGCGCTTCTCCACCTGGCTCGACGTCGAGCCCTTGTCCCGCGGCCCGGAGCCGCGCCCGGACTGGGTGGTCACCAGCCAGGCCGCCGTGGACACCGACCTCGGCGTGCTGAAGACCGGCAAGGAGGCCGACGTCTTCCTCGTCGAGCGGGCGGTCCCCGGCGACCCCGCCCAGCGGGTCGTGATGGCCGCCAAGCGCTACCGCGGCGAGGAGCACCGCTCCTTCCACCGCAGCACCGCCTACACCGAGGGCCGCCGCACCCGGAACACCCGCGACGCCCGGGCGCTGGCCAAGAAGTCCGCGCACGGCCGCGCGGTCGCCGCCGGCCAGTGGGCGGGGGCGGAGTGGGAGGCCCTCAAGCGCTTCTGGCTGGCCGGCGTCCCGGTCCCGTACCCGGTGCAGATCGACGGCACCGAGATCCTCATGGAGTTCGTCACCCACGACGGCGAGGCGGCTCCCCGGCTGGCGCAGACCCGTCCGCGGGGCGACCTGCTGGCGTCGTACTTCGAGCAGCTCCGCGAGGCGATGGCGGCGCTGGCCCGGCACGGCGTCGCGCACGGCGACCTCTCGCCGTACAACGTGCTGGCCGCGGGCGACCGGCTGGTGGTCATCGACCTGCCGCAGGCGGTGGACCTCGTGGCCAACCCGACGGGCATGGACTTCTTGATGCGGGACTGCCACAACGTCTGCCGGTGGTTCGTCGCCCGCGGCCTCGAGGTCGACGAGCACGACCTGTTCGCGGAGCTGCTGGCCTGCGCGCTCTGA
- a CDS encoding LOG family protein: MSPRHRRTVEVETLAQLDALVAAGATSMAGWQLQDLDLRGHADVLRGLDPRGALLLGCTLDPGLEEQLRAGGAVVFPEVPGVPLDPYRAHLYSPDELYDGLASGDYADTLDARVYAWTRRTGHDLHAMLAQALHDLAIDDALAEWVSGRRLVGVMGGHALARGTDGYADAARLGRALARAGLTVATGGGPGAMEAANLGAYLSGHDDAALPDALELLAAVPGFEPSVGDWARSAIDVRSRFPDGTASLGVPTWFYGHEPPNAFADGVAKYVKNAVREDVLLHLCTAGIVFLPGRGGTVQEVFQDACENYYALPGEVAPMVLVGRAYWTEELPVWPLLERLAAGREMAGALHLVDDLEEVAGLLAG; this comes from the coding sequence ATGAGCCCGCGACACCGCCGCACGGTCGAGGTGGAGACGCTCGCCCAGCTCGACGCGCTGGTCGCCGCCGGCGCCACGTCGATGGCCGGCTGGCAGCTGCAGGACCTCGACCTGCGGGGGCACGCGGACGTGCTGCGCGGGCTGGACCCGCGGGGCGCGCTGCTGCTCGGCTGCACGCTGGACCCGGGACTCGAGGAGCAGCTGCGCGCCGGCGGGGCGGTGGTGTTCCCCGAGGTGCCGGGCGTGCCGCTGGACCCCTACCGGGCGCACCTCTACTCCCCCGACGAGCTGTACGACGGGCTCGCGAGCGGGGACTACGCCGACACCCTCGACGCCCGGGTCTACGCCTGGACCCGGCGGACCGGTCACGACCTGCACGCGATGCTCGCCCAGGCGCTGCACGACCTCGCGATCGACGACGCGCTCGCCGAGTGGGTCTCCGGCCGGCGCCTGGTCGGCGTGATGGGCGGGCACGCGCTGGCCCGCGGCACCGACGGCTACGCCGACGCGGCCCGGCTCGGCCGCGCGCTGGCCCGGGCCGGGCTGACCGTCGCGACCGGCGGCGGCCCCGGCGCGATGGAGGCCGCGAACCTCGGCGCCTACCTGTCGGGGCACGACGACGCCGCGCTGCCCGACGCGCTCGAGCTGCTCGCCGCGGTGCCGGGCTTCGAGCCGTCGGTGGGCGACTGGGCGCGGTCGGCGATCGACGTACGGTCGCGGTTCCCGGACGGCACCGCGTCGCTGGGGGTGCCGACCTGGTTCTACGGGCACGAGCCGCCCAACGCGTTCGCCGACGGGGTCGCGAAGTACGTCAAGAACGCGGTCCGGGAGGACGTCCTGCTGCACCTCTGCACGGCCGGGATCGTGTTCCTGCCGGGACGCGGCGGCACCGTGCAGGAGGTCTTCCAGGACGCCTGCGAGAACTACTACGCCCTCCCCGGCGAGGTGGCGCCGATGGTGCTGGTCGGACGCGCCTACTGGACCGAGGAGCTCCCGGTCTGGCCGCTGCTGGAGCGCCTCGCCGCCGGCCGGGAGATGGCCGGCGCGCTGCACCTCGTCGACGACCTCGAGGAGGTCGCCGGCCTGCTGGCGGGCTGA